A window from Mya arenaria isolate MELC-2E11 chromosome 9, ASM2691426v1 encodes these proteins:
- the LOC128245725 gene encoding echinoidin-like produces MPTTSPLRTSTAAMSLMGKCLLRLGHPNSTHVSTDGLYCFQFIDTKQSWMHAKEDCARRNGHLLSIESERKTNFIYKMLTKIPYVQPIWIGLHDRTSEEKWQWDSGIPATYFNWMPGRFVDQYHSTEDWVVFVHARHGQWDDMDCDGISYEIVLSFPYICQFRL; encoded by the exons ATGCCAACAACAAGCCCGTTACGTACTTCTACAg CTGCTATGTCACTGATGGGGAAATGCCTGTTGCGACTTGGTCACCCCAACTCCACACACGTGTCCACCGACGGATTGTACTGCTTCCAGTTCATAGACACCAAACAGTCTTGGATGCACGCCAAAGAAGACTGTGCAAGAAGGAATGGACATTTGTTGTCCATTGAAAGCGAGAGAAAAACTAACTTCATATACAAGATGCTAACGAAAATTCCGTACGTGCAGCCAATCTGGATAGGACTACATGACAGGACCTCGGAGGAGAAGTGGCAATGGGACTCCG GTATTCCTGCTACATACTTTAACTGGATGCCGGGCCGTTTCGTCGACCAGTACCATAGCACCGAGGATTGGGTAGTGTTCGTCCATGCACGTCATGGCCAATGGGACGATATGGACTGTGACGGAATATCCTACGAGATAGTCCTGTCCTTCCCCTACATCTGTCAATTCC gtCTTTAG